From one Streptomyces spiramyceticus genomic stretch:
- the ilvC gene encoding ketol-acid reductoisomerase has protein sequence MAELFYDDDADLSIIQGRKVAVIGYGSQGHAHALSLRDSGVDVRVGLHEGSKSRAKAEEQGLRVVTPAQASAEADVIMILIPDPIQAQVYEESVKDNLKDGDALFFAHGFNVRFGFIKAPAGVDVALVAPKGPGHLVRRQYEEGRGVPAIAAVEQDATGSAFALALSYAKAIGGTRAGVIKTTFTEETETDLFGEQAVLCGGASALVKAGFETLVEAGYQPEIAYFECLHELKLIVDLMYEGGLEKMRWSVSETAEWGDYITGPRVITDQTKAEMKKVLAEIQDGTFAKNWMDEYHGGLKKYNEYKTQDSEHLLETTGKELRKLMSWVDNDEA, from the coding sequence GTGGCCGAGCTCTTCTACGACGACGACGCCGACCTGTCCATCATTCAGGGCCGCAAGGTCGCGGTGATCGGTTACGGCAGCCAGGGCCACGCCCACGCGCTGTCGCTCCGTGACTCGGGTGTCGACGTCCGCGTCGGTCTGCACGAGGGCTCCAAGTCCAGGGCGAAGGCCGAGGAGCAGGGCCTGCGCGTGGTCACTCCCGCACAGGCTTCCGCCGAGGCCGACGTCATCATGATCCTGATCCCGGACCCGATCCAGGCCCAGGTCTACGAGGAGTCCGTCAAGGACAACCTGAAGGACGGCGACGCGCTGTTCTTCGCCCACGGCTTCAACGTCCGCTTCGGCTTCATCAAGGCCCCGGCCGGTGTCGACGTCGCCCTCGTCGCCCCGAAGGGCCCGGGCCACCTGGTCCGCCGTCAGTACGAGGAAGGCCGCGGCGTTCCGGCGATCGCCGCCGTCGAGCAGGACGCCACGGGCAGCGCCTTCGCGCTGGCGCTCTCGTACGCCAAGGCCATCGGCGGCACCCGCGCGGGCGTCATCAAGACGACCTTCACCGAGGAGACCGAGACCGACCTCTTCGGCGAGCAGGCCGTGCTCTGCGGCGGCGCCTCGGCGCTCGTCAAGGCGGGCTTCGAGACCCTGGTCGAGGCCGGCTACCAGCCGGAGATCGCGTACTTCGAGTGCCTCCACGAGCTGAAGCTGATCGTGGACCTCATGTACGAGGGCGGCCTGGAGAAGATGCGCTGGTCGGTCTCCGAGACCGCCGAGTGGGGCGACTACATCACGGGCCCCCGCGTCATCACGGACCAGACCAAGGCCGAGATGAAGAAGGTCCTCGCCGAGATCCAGGACGGCACGTTCGCCAAGAACTGGATGGACGAGTACCACGGCGGCCTGAAGAAGTACAACGAGTACAAGACGCAGGACTCCGAGCACCTGCTGGAGACCACCGGCAAGGAGCTCCGCAAGCTCATGAGCTGGGTCGACAACGACGAGGCGTAA
- the serA gene encoding phosphoglycerate dehydrogenase, whose amino-acid sequence MSSKPVVLIAEELSPATVDALGPDFEIRHCNGADRAELLPAIADVDAILVRSATKVDAEAIAAAKKLRVVARAGVGLDNVDVSAATKAGVMVVNAPTSNIVTAAELACGLLVATARNIPQANTALKNGEWKRSKYTGVELSEKTLGVVGLGRIGVLVAQRMSAFGMKIVAYDPYVQPARAAQMGVKLLSLDELLEVSDFITVHLPKTPETLGLIGHDALHKVKPEVRIVNAARGGIVDEEALASALKEGRVAAAGLDVYAKEPCTDSPLFEFDQVVATPHLGASTDEAQEKAGIAVAKSVRLALAGELVPDAVNVQGGVIAEDVRPGLPLAEKLGRMFTALAGEVAVRLDVEVYGEITQHDVKVLELSALKGVFEDVVDETVSYVNAPLFAQERGVEVRLTTSSESPDHKNVVTVRGTLSDGEEVSVSGTLSGPKHLQKIVGIGEHDIDLTLADYMVVLSYQDRPGVVGTVGRILGEGGLNIAGMQVSRADQGGEALAVLSVDDTVPAAVLTEIADEIGASSARFVNLSD is encoded by the coding sequence GTGAGCTCGAAACCTGTCGTACTCATCGCTGAAGAGCTGTCGCCGGCCACAGTCGACGCCCTGGGCCCCGACTTCGAGATCCGGCACTGCAACGGCGCCGACCGCGCCGAGCTGCTGCCGGCCATCGCCGACGTGGACGCGATTCTCGTCCGCTCCGCGACGAAGGTCGATGCCGAGGCAATCGCCGCCGCGAAGAAGCTCCGCGTCGTCGCCCGTGCGGGCGTCGGCCTCGACAACGTCGACGTCTCCGCCGCCACCAAGGCGGGCGTCATGGTCGTCAACGCGCCGACGTCGAACATCGTCACCGCCGCCGAGCTCGCCTGCGGCCTGCTCGTCGCCACCGCGCGCAACATCCCCCAGGCCAACACCGCCCTCAAGAACGGCGAGTGGAAGCGCTCCAAGTACACGGGCGTCGAGCTGAGCGAGAAGACGCTGGGCGTCGTCGGCCTCGGCCGCATCGGTGTCCTCGTCGCGCAGCGCATGTCGGCCTTCGGCATGAAGATCGTGGCGTACGACCCCTACGTGCAGCCCGCGCGGGCCGCCCAGATGGGCGTCAAGCTGCTCTCGCTCGACGAGCTGCTCGAAGTCTCGGACTTCATCACGGTCCACCTCCCCAAGACCCCCGAGACGCTCGGCCTCATCGGCCACGACGCGCTCCACAAGGTCAAGCCGGAGGTCCGGATCGTCAACGCCGCGCGCGGCGGGATCGTCGACGAGGAGGCGCTGGCCTCCGCCCTCAAGGAGGGCCGCGTCGCGGCCGCCGGTCTGGACGTGTACGCGAAGGAGCCCTGCACGGACTCCCCGCTGTTCGAGTTCGACCAGGTCGTCGCCACCCCGCACCTCGGTGCCTCCACCGACGAGGCGCAGGAGAAGGCGGGCATCGCGGTCGCCAAGTCCGTGCGTCTCGCGCTCGCCGGTGAGCTCGTGCCGGACGCGGTCAACGTCCAGGGCGGTGTCATCGCCGAGGACGTACGCCCCGGTCTGCCGCTCGCCGAGAAGCTGGGCCGGATGTTCACCGCGCTGGCGGGCGAGGTCGCGGTGCGTCTCGATGTCGAGGTGTACGGCGAGATCACCCAGCACGACGTCAAGGTGCTCGAACTGAGCGCCCTGAAGGGTGTCTTCGAGGACGTCGTCGACGAGACCGTTTCGTATGTCAACGCGCCGCTCTTCGCGCAGGAGCGCGGTGTGGAGGTCCGGCTCACGACGAGCTCGGAGTCCCCGGACCACAAGAACGTCGTCACCGTGCGCGGCACGCTCTCCGACGGTGAGGAGGTCTCGGTCTCCGGCACGCTGTCGGGCCCCAAGCACCTCCAGAAGATCGTCGGGATCGGCGAGCACGACATCGACCTGACACTGGCCGACTACATGGTCGTCCTGAGCTACCAGGACCGTCCCGGTGTCGTCGGTACGGTCGGCCGGATCCTCGGGGAGGGCGGCCTGAACATCGCGGGCATGCAGGTCTCGCGCGCGGATCAGGGTGGGGAGGCGCTGGCCGTTCTGTCGGTCGACGACACGGTCCCGGCGGCGGTTCTCACGGAGATCGCGGACGAGATCGGCGCGTCTTCGGCGCGGTTCGTGAACCTCTCGGACTGA
- a CDS encoding PucR family transcriptional regulator: protein MGSVKGDYQDLVDEISALLGAPATLEDRDFKLIAFGAHDSGSGFDEATLDPVRTRSILTRRSTAEVRAWFEKFGIATAEDPVYIPADPAAGVLRGRLCLPVRHRGTVYGYVWLLAGDGEGPPAPVPGPAMAVCARIGALLADEARARADLGPHLRTLLVSDSAERRADALDSLRTALGDGGTYALLCVAPWADPVPGARTVPGAAALCLLPVPGPAGPRLAALIRLRTPTDLAPAHQAATTLLAVAGPVVGIGNPARTLDDLPGAWREASAAARAALARPHLGPVAEWSAIGPYRLLAALPDSGPGHPVDPAVRPLLEPAHAELARTAEAFLDCAGQAGRTASALNIHRQTLYYRLSRVEQLTGLNLHDGEDRLLLHMSLKAARL, encoded by the coding sequence ATGGGAAGCGTGAAAGGCGATTACCAGGACCTGGTCGACGAGATCTCGGCGCTGCTCGGTGCCCCCGCGACGCTGGAGGACCGGGACTTCAAGCTGATCGCGTTCGGCGCGCACGACAGCGGCAGCGGCTTCGACGAAGCAACCCTGGACCCGGTCCGTACGCGTTCGATCCTCACCCGGCGCTCGACGGCGGAGGTGCGGGCCTGGTTCGAGAAATTCGGCATCGCGACCGCGGAAGACCCCGTGTACATCCCGGCCGACCCCGCCGCGGGCGTCCTGCGCGGCAGGCTGTGTCTTCCTGTACGCCATCGGGGCACCGTCTACGGCTATGTATGGCTGCTCGCCGGGGACGGCGAAGGGCCGCCGGCCCCCGTCCCGGGTCCTGCGATGGCGGTGTGCGCCCGGATCGGGGCGCTCCTGGCGGACGAGGCCCGCGCCCGCGCCGACCTCGGCCCGCATCTGCGGACGCTGCTCGTCTCGGACTCCGCCGAGCGCCGGGCCGATGCGCTGGACTCGCTGCGTACGGCCCTTGGCGACGGGGGTACGTACGCCCTGCTGTGCGTCGCGCCGTGGGCGGATCCGGTGCCGGGCGCGCGTACGGTCCCGGGCGCGGCAGCTCTCTGCCTGCTCCCGGTGCCCGGTCCGGCCGGTCCCCGCCTCGCGGCGCTGATCCGGCTCCGTACGCCGACGGACCTCGCCCCCGCCCACCAGGCGGCCACGACCCTGCTCGCGGTGGCGGGCCCGGTCGTAGGCATCGGCAACCCTGCACGCACACTGGACGACCTGCCGGGCGCCTGGCGCGAAGCCTCGGCCGCGGCCCGCGCGGCGCTGGCGCGGCCCCATCTCGGCCCGGTCGCGGAGTGGTCGGCGATCGGCCCGTACCGCCTGCTGGCCGCACTCCCGGACAGCGGCCCCGGTCACCCCGTGGACCCTGCCGTACGCCCCCTGCTCGAACCGGCACACGCCGAACTCGCCCGCACGGCGGAGGCATTCCTGGACTGCGCGGGCCAGGCGGGCCGCACGGCATCGGCCCTGAACATCCACCGCCAGACGCTCTACTACCGCCTGTCCCGCGTGGAACAGCTCACGGGCCTGAACCTCCACGACGGCGAGGACCGTCTACTGCTGCACATGTCGCTGAAGGCGGCACGCCTGTAG